The Maridesulfovibrio ferrireducens genome has a window encoding:
- a CDS encoding APC family permease, producing MSKEQLKLNKSLSPSQVWALALGSIVGWGCFVLPGDMFLPQAGILGTLIGFIVGAILICFVAVCYSYMIKYAPVAGGAFAYAYVGYGPTAAFVCGWALVLGYVAIIGIDVAALALIFRFLFPGVFEFGSLYFIAGWEVYTGEVLLMTTATLLFGWMNYRGTSFAGKFQVVLTVLLTLGIVALFTGSASLETAQIGNLYPLFAEHRTTLSCVLTIFAISPFLFAGFDTVPQAAEEFTFKPERARNIMIVAILCGVVLYSLVTLAVGIAIPYPEMLAKMDVMRASGGTAWATGEVASMAFGKMGAVVLACAVMGAVCTGINGFYIATSRLLLSMARGRILPAWFGDIHPVYRSPYKAILFTVAIVLLTPFAGRSVVVWIVDMSSVGTGIGYLFSCLAARRVLLGSPAVEDRSMRLFCCIMGTITAVMCIALLLIPGSPACIGEASRWCMVAWTGMGVFFYFSNKSEWAKLPEAELRANILGRTDIPVFFKTKEPLGQVQTEGASD from the coding sequence ATGTCAAAAGAACAGTTGAAATTGAATAAATCGCTTTCGCCGTCACAGGTTTGGGCACTGGCTTTGGGGTCCATTGTCGGGTGGGGATGTTTTGTGCTGCCCGGAGATATGTTTTTGCCGCAGGCCGGTATCCTTGGAACCTTGATCGGTTTTATCGTTGGTGCAATCCTCATTTGTTTTGTGGCTGTTTGTTATAGTTATATGATTAAATACGCCCCAGTTGCCGGCGGAGCTTTTGCCTATGCCTATGTGGGGTATGGACCCACGGCTGCTTTTGTCTGCGGCTGGGCCCTTGTTCTTGGATATGTTGCCATCATTGGCATTGATGTAGCTGCATTGGCACTTATATTTCGTTTTCTTTTCCCGGGTGTTTTTGAATTCGGATCGCTTTACTTCATCGCCGGATGGGAAGTTTATACGGGTGAGGTTCTGCTTATGACGACAGCAACCCTCCTATTCGGATGGATGAACTACCGCGGTACCAGTTTTGCCGGTAAATTTCAGGTTGTTCTCACCGTATTGCTCACCCTCGGCATTGTAGCCTTGTTCACTGGGTCGGCTTCGCTTGAGACTGCTCAAATTGGTAATCTGTATCCGCTGTTCGCAGAACACCGAACCACATTATCCTGTGTCCTTACTATTTTTGCTATTTCTCCCTTCCTTTTTGCCGGTTTTGATACAGTCCCGCAGGCTGCCGAAGAATTTACATTTAAACCGGAGCGTGCGCGTAACATAATGATCGTCGCTATTCTCTGCGGTGTTGTTCTTTACAGTCTTGTTACTCTTGCTGTCGGTATTGCCATTCCTTATCCTGAAATGCTTGCAAAGATGGATGTTATGCGCGCCAGCGGCGGTACTGCATGGGCAACTGGTGAAGTCGCATCCATGGCCTTCGGGAAAATGGGTGCTGTTGTGCTTGCCTGCGCTGTCATGGGAGCTGTCTGTACTGGGATAAACGGTTTCTATATAGCCACTTCCCGCCTACTTCTCAGTATGGCCCGTGGTCGCATTCTGCCTGCATGGTTCGGTGATATTCATCCCGTATACCGTTCACCTTACAAAGCTATTCTGTTCACTGTCGCCATTGTTTTGCTGACTCCTTTTGCCGGTCGTTCTGTTGTCGTCTGGATTGTTGATATGAGTTCCGTGGGAACAGGCATCGGTTATCTTTTCTCCTGTCTCGCAGCCCGTCGTGTTCTGCTCGGCAGTCCTGCCGTGGAAGATAGATCCATGCGTCTGTTTTGTTGCATAATGGGAACAATTACCGCTGTGATGTGTATAGCTCTGTTGCTTATTCCCGGTTCTCCGGCTTGTATCGGCGAAGCTTCCCGCTGGTGCATGGTGGCTTGGACTGGTATGGGCGTGTTCTTTTACTTCTCTAACAAGTCCGAATGGGCAAAACTGCCTGAAGCTGAGCTTCGTGCCAACATCTTGGGCCGTACAGATATACCCGTGTTCTTTAAAACTAAAGAACCACTGGGACAGGTCCAGACAGAAGGTGCTTCGGATTAG
- a CDS encoding DUF4125 family protein, producing the protein MTNKYRETLISEIIDRELNMFLAVKNRGGTSQCQELPESFRIMREITHGVLPDSFLDSYKCDLEQAEKEGRNFMTEKYALMESLIPTISNAPQIKEIVQIESEWRKEVAAHFPRSVQPDGHESFCRYLGCELQTYSIATIIEYYDYMKSAQQELRNLVRERYELLMRKLGYASLQDCETKLTAR; encoded by the coding sequence ATGACCAATAAATACCGCGAAACTCTTATCAGTGAAATTATCGACCGCGAGCTAAACATGTTTCTGGCAGTAAAAAACCGCGGAGGCACATCGCAGTGTCAAGAACTCCCAGAATCCTTCCGCATCATGCGGGAAATTACCCACGGCGTGCTGCCGGACTCCTTTCTAGACTCCTATAAATGTGATCTCGAACAGGCTGAAAAAGAAGGCCGTAATTTCATGACCGAAAAATATGCCCTAATGGAATCATTAATTCCGACCATCAGCAACGCACCGCAAATAAAAGAGATTGTTCAAATTGAAAGTGAATGGCGCAAAGAAGTCGCGGCGCATTTTCCCAGAAGTGTCCAGCCCGATGGACATGAGAGTTTCTGCCGTTATCTAGGCTGTGAACTCCAGACTTACTCCATCGCAACAATAATCGAGTACTACGATTACATGAAATCAGCGCAACAGGAACTCCGCAATCTTGTGCGGGAACGTTACGAACTGCTGATGCGCAAACTGGGCTACGCTTCTTTGCAGGATTGTGAAACAAAACTGACAGCACGCTAG
- a CDS encoding sulfite exporter TauE/SafE family protein, with protein sequence MPDSISIFVFFAWLIGGFVSGVSGIGGAMVAVPIASIFIPMHELIPLSCILNVVMDGCIACMHFRYCRVSALWPMLVGSLPGAFAGLFILQYVSGAVLQGGVGALLLYYVYWQHTYKVKEARSESWARGGAAGFGAGLLGTAISFDGPPIGAYGLYVGWQPRVFLGTLGVFFVIRGSMTCALQFGAGLYTPHVLEYAMYGIPATIIGTLCAFPVVKHINLATFRRVLMCIIVLAGSVCILRSML encoded by the coding sequence ATGCCTGATTCCATATCTATTTTTGTTTTCTTCGCGTGGCTTATCGGCGGATTTGTTTCCGGCGTCAGCGGCATAGGCGGAGCCATGGTCGCGGTGCCGATCGCTTCCATATTCATCCCCATGCATGAGCTTATCCCGCTCAGCTGCATATTGAATGTTGTCATGGACGGCTGTATCGCCTGTATGCACTTCCGCTACTGTCGCGTGTCTGCGTTGTGGCCCATGCTGGTCGGGTCTCTGCCCGGAGCCTTTGCCGGACTATTTATTCTTCAATATGTTTCAGGGGCTGTATTACAAGGGGGAGTTGGTGCATTGCTGCTCTACTACGTCTATTGGCAGCACACATATAAAGTGAAAGAAGCCCGAAGCGAGTCATGGGCGCGCGGCGGAGCAGCCGGATTCGGAGCTGGACTCCTCGGAACAGCTATATCCTTCGACGGTCCACCCATCGGGGCATACGGATTGTATGTCGGCTGGCAACCTCGCGTATTTCTCGGAACACTAGGTGTATTCTTCGTCATCAGAGGCTCCATGACCTGCGCCCTGCAATTTGGCGCAGGATTATATACTCCGCACGTACTGGAATATGCCATGTACGGAATACCAGCCACCATAATCGGGACTCTTTGCGCATTTCCAGTTGTAAAACACATAAACCTTGCAACCTTCAGACGTGTGCTAATGTGCATCATCGTGTTGGCCGGTTCAGTCTGCATTCTGCGCTCCATGCTATAA
- a CDS encoding sigma-54-dependent Fis family transcriptional regulator, protein MYFNKEKFFDISRKDVLNPSMTAIWDDMGIGVAVVNGDGICEYMNPIQRKADGFRLIDVVGEHITKLYVPYELECIPTIECLRKAEPVLKKSYFYKTTNNFLASTVSDFFPLFERGKKDGVIAFTIWTGTSPLVEHKSRPAKSAAPIKKTYDYYTFDSLVGEDEALLDVLVEARAAAKSPSHVMIWGESGTGKEVFAQAIHAESARRNQPLIAENCAAIPENLLEAILFGTAKGAYTDAGDRPGLFEEADGGTLLLDELNSMPLGLQAKLLRVLQEKRVRRLGSRTEIPVDVRVISILNESPLNAVGQGILRSDLFYRLAVVGIAVPPLRHRKKDIPLLMRTFIESSEQNQGGKPIGVDPEILQMFFDYDWPGNIRELLHVIEGSLALLGERSSIERCCLPLHFREACKAVGSAQGPKHMESLQRAGETFLTGKDYFDYSGIKRNSVVPLKNCMQEYEAQCIRNVLEVTGGNVAKAARILQITGAGLRYKIKLLDVEID, encoded by the coding sequence TTGTATTTCAATAAAGAAAAATTTTTTGATATCAGCCGTAAAGACGTGTTGAACCCATCCATGACCGCTATCTGGGATGACATGGGTATTGGTGTCGCAGTGGTGAATGGTGACGGTATTTGCGAATATATGAACCCTATTCAACGCAAAGCTGACGGGTTCAGACTCATTGATGTGGTAGGCGAACACATTACAAAGCTGTACGTGCCGTATGAGCTGGAGTGTATTCCTACCATTGAATGTTTACGGAAGGCTGAGCCTGTCCTGAAGAAGTCTTATTTCTATAAAACAACGAATAATTTTCTAGCCAGCACTGTTTCGGATTTTTTCCCACTGTTTGAACGCGGCAAAAAAGATGGCGTCATCGCTTTTACCATCTGGACCGGTACATCTCCTTTGGTGGAGCATAAGTCCCGTCCCGCAAAATCTGCTGCGCCCATAAAAAAAACTTATGATTATTATACATTCGACAGTCTTGTCGGCGAAGACGAAGCTTTACTCGACGTTCTAGTTGAGGCTCGTGCTGCGGCTAAATCTCCTTCACATGTGATGATCTGGGGAGAAAGCGGAACCGGTAAGGAAGTTTTTGCGCAGGCCATTCATGCTGAAAGTGCGCGGCGTAACCAGCCACTTATTGCTGAAAACTGCGCCGCTATTCCTGAAAATCTACTTGAAGCAATTTTATTCGGTACGGCTAAAGGTGCCTACACAGACGCTGGTGACAGGCCCGGTCTTTTTGAAGAGGCCGACGGTGGCACATTGCTTTTGGATGAACTTAATTCCATGCCGCTTGGTTTGCAGGCGAAGCTGTTGCGCGTGCTTCAGGAAAAGAGGGTGCGCCGTTTAGGTTCGCGCACTGAAATTCCTGTGGACGTGCGGGTTATCAGCATTTTGAACGAATCTCCCCTTAATGCCGTGGGACAGGGGATTTTGCGTAGTGACTTGTTTTATCGTCTTGCTGTTGTGGGTATTGCTGTGCCTCCGCTCCGTCATCGTAAAAAGGATATTCCGCTATTGATGCGAACTTTTATAGAAAGTTCTGAACAGAATCAGGGCGGCAAGCCGATAGGGGTAGACCCTGAAATTTTACAGATGTTTTTTGATTACGATTGGCCGGGTAATATTAGGGAATTACTGCATGTTATTGAGGGTAGTCTGGCTTTGCTCGGGGAACGATCTTCTATTGAACGGTGTTGTCTGCCTCTTCATTTCCGTGAAGCGTGCAAAGCTGTAGGTTCCGCACAGGGGCCGAAGCATATGGAATCTTTGCAGAGGGCGGGAGAAACTTTTCTAACCGGTAAAGATTATTTTGATTACTCCGGGATTAAGAGGAACAGTGTGGTTCCGCTTAAAAATTGTATGCAGGAATATGAGGCACAATGCATTCGTAATGTGCTGGAGGTTACTGGAGGTAATGTGGCTAAGGCAGCCCGTATCCTGCAAATTACCGGAGCCGGTTTGCGTTATAAAATAAAATTGCTTGATGTAGAAATAGATTAA
- a CDS encoding glycyl radical protein, with product MNTLSAKTNSENQTATPKGYGIDWNTAEPRVKELKDFLMSAPQVMDPERLQFLNEVYEEFRGESTFYIRAKLFERVLTKKNIFLDGNPIVGTLTGVRAGVYAYPEWNVAWIKEEMQMAKMASLGEMKIPSETKELLEKTYKSWKGRTCIDLNNKMFKDKYGINPKNFAKCGMYYENVSVASGSGIADYPLMLNKGLRWLINDVKSRFENCPTTLQNKEKHDLYRAMLVTFEAVIAHSHRYADLAEKTAVEENDPKAKAELLEIAEICRRVPEHPARNFREAIQSFWFIHLAIEIEQMACATSPGRYGQYMYPFFKKDIDEGNLTREQVLTLLKFQWIKHLELAEYQGNSYALTLSGHTGQSITIGGVDKDGNDASTELEELLLETQIQMKNIQPTLTLLYHPKMKDSYLKKVSECIRGGSGQPQILNNNAVIQRTLARFAQYDEGITLEDARNCGNYGCVSTGICGKGSFITQEDQPCLAKVVELMLNNGKCPVTKKKVGVESGNPAEFETFDDVYKAYKIQLDHLFNMSRKHSDLSQMARVQVVPSVFRSAMYDGCIEKGICEEAGGTRYPQVNPIMTAGIDAANSLLAIKYLVFETKQLTMQQLLDAIKSNFEGCEDIRKMCFEAPKHGNDVPEVQEFVQQYYRDVDSIHHAQGPDCFGYRTPLDAYSLSYHNYFGALMGALPNGRKAGVALTDGSVSAMPGTDHEGITSLIKSGAEAIDTVRYGANHFNVKFSPAVLDGPNGTRTLISLIKTYCDFGGSHIQFNCVSSETLKAAQADPTDYSDLVVRVAGFSAYFTRLDCGVQNEIIKRTEYAS from the coding sequence ATGAATACACTTTCTGCAAAAACAAACTCAGAAAACCAGACTGCTACACCTAAAGGTTACGGCATTGACTGGAATACAGCGGAACCACGAGTTAAAGAACTCAAAGATTTTTTGATGTCTGCTCCTCAGGTTATGGACCCCGAACGTCTGCAATTTCTGAATGAAGTTTATGAAGAATTCCGTGGTGAATCCACTTTCTATATCCGCGCTAAACTTTTTGAGCGTGTTCTGACCAAGAAAAATATCTTCCTAGACGGCAACCCCATTGTCGGCACACTGACTGGTGTTCGTGCCGGTGTATACGCATATCCTGAATGGAACGTTGCATGGATCAAAGAAGAAATGCAGATGGCTAAAATGGCATCTCTCGGTGAAATGAAAATACCCAGCGAAACTAAAGAATTGCTGGAAAAAACATATAAAAGCTGGAAAGGACGCACCTGTATCGACCTGAACAACAAAATGTTCAAAGATAAATACGGCATCAATCCTAAAAACTTTGCCAAGTGCGGCATGTATTATGAAAACGTCAGCGTTGCCAGTGGATCAGGTATTGCTGACTACCCTCTGATGCTGAACAAAGGTCTGCGCTGGCTCATCAATGATGTAAAATCCCGCTTTGAAAACTGCCCTACCACTTTGCAGAACAAAGAAAAGCATGACCTGTACCGTGCTATGCTCGTCACTTTTGAAGCAGTCATTGCCCACTCCCACCGTTATGCTGATCTGGCTGAAAAAACCGCCGTTGAAGAAAACGATCCTAAAGCCAAAGCTGAACTGCTGGAAATTGCTGAAATCTGTCGCCGCGTCCCTGAACACCCAGCACGCAACTTCCGTGAAGCTATCCAGTCCTTCTGGTTCATCCATCTTGCAATTGAAATCGAACAGATGGCCTGCGCAACTTCCCCCGGTCGCTATGGTCAGTACATGTACCCTTTCTTCAAGAAAGATATCGACGAAGGCAACCTTACCCGCGAACAGGTACTGACTCTCCTCAAATTCCAGTGGATCAAACACCTTGAACTGGCAGAATATCAGGGTAACTCATACGCACTGACCCTTTCCGGTCACACTGGTCAGTCCATCACCATCGGCGGCGTAGACAAAGACGGCAACGACGCCAGCACCGAGTTGGAGGAACTGCTCCTTGAAACCCAGATTCAGATGAAGAACATTCAGCCTACGCTGACTTTGCTCTATCATCCTAAGATGAAAGATTCTTATCTCAAAAAAGTGTCAGAATGTATCCGCGGCGGTTCCGGTCAGCCTCAGATTTTGAACAACAATGCAGTTATTCAGCGCACACTGGCTCGTTTCGCTCAGTATGATGAAGGCATCACTTTGGAAGATGCCAGAAACTGCGGTAACTACGGTTGCGTTTCCACAGGTATATGCGGCAAGGGCAGCTTTATCACTCAGGAAGATCAGCCTTGCCTAGCCAAAGTTGTCGAACTGATGCTCAACAACGGAAAATGCCCCGTCACCAAGAAAAAAGTCGGCGTAGAAAGCGGAAATCCTGCTGAATTCGAAACTTTCGATGACGTGTACAAAGCATACAAGATACAGCTCGATCATCTCTTCAACATGTCCAGAAAACATTCTGACCTGAGCCAAATGGCCCGTGTTCAGGTTGTTCCAAGCGTTTTCCGCTCCGCCATGTACGACGGTTGCATCGAAAAAGGTATCTGCGAAGAAGCAGGCGGCACCCGCTATCCTCAGGTCAACCCTATTATGACCGCAGGTATTGATGCCGCGAACTCCTTGCTCGCCATCAAATATCTGGTCTTCGAAACAAAACAACTGACCATGCAGCAGTTGCTTGACGCTATCAAATCAAACTTTGAAGGCTGCGAAGATATCCGTAAAATGTGCTTCGAAGCTCCAAAACACGGTAACGACGTTCCGGAAGTACAGGAATTTGTTCAGCAATACTACAGAGATGTAGACTCAATACATCATGCTCAGGGCCCCGACTGCTTCGGCTACAGGACTCCTCTGGATGCATATTCCTTGTCATACCACAACTACTTCGGAGCGCTCATGGGTGCCCTGCCTAACGGACGTAAAGCCGGAGTAGCTCTGACCGACGGTAGTGTTTCCGCAATGCCCGGCACCGACCATGAAGGAATTACCTCCCTCATCAAGTCCGGCGCAGAAGCCATCGACACAGTCCGCTACGGCGCAAACCACTTCAACGTGAAATTCTCCCCCGCAGTACTGGACGGCCCCAACGGAACCCGCACCTTGATTTCCCTGATCAAGACATATTGCGATTTCGGCGGCTCACACATCCAGTTCAACTGCGTAAGTTCCGAAACCCTCAAAGCCGCACAGGCCGACCCAACAGATTATTCTGATCTGGTTGTCCGTGTTGCCGGTTTCAGTGCCTACTTCACCAGACTAGATTGCGGCGTACAGAACGAAATCATCAAACGTACAGAATACGCATCATAA